A region from the Mucilaginibacter sp. CSA2-8R genome encodes:
- a CDS encoding DUF5686 family protein, which translates to MKLFTKTIFFLLLLAGTFTNLYAQGTLIKGVVTDVKTKGALPFVTVSFNGTTQAVATDNNGHYTLKTTDNFNQVKVTYVGYKTVVKTIDPGKEQEVNFALTEDSRLLGDVVVKASKKKKYTNKNNPAVELIRQVIAHKKQNQLESYNYAEYRQYERMIFSLSNLSDKFKNKRIFKNYQFMFRQQDSTAIGGKTLLPLYMEEKLSDNYYRKVPFTQKQVIEANKQVKYDENFVDNQGLTTYFNRMYQDINIYDNNVSLLSNQLLSPIADHSPDFYKFFITDTLKDQSPKLIELSFTPRNTINKLFEGKIYITMDGNYAVQNAVLTVNKNIDLNFVRQMQAFLSFDKNADGRYHLSQSNLKIEFGINKEKGTGVYGERLVTINNFKINQPRPKETYDGPALTYAQKSDAKDDQYWNNSRPDTLDAVSASLYKNVDSLQTIPSFKRTMDIATLVLAGYKNFGPFEMGPVNTFYSFNPVEGFRARLGGRTTTALSKRYYFETYGAYGTRDQKFKYFLSSTYSLNNKSIYSFPQNYIRASFQHDTKVPGQELEFVQESNFLLSFKRGANDQWLYNDIFKLDYVHEYLNHFSYAIGFKKWNQSPAGALEFQNLLPSGALNNVNLIHTTEVSAQLRYAPHEKFYQGKLYRTPIPDKYPIYTLRYTQGLKDFLGGDYNYQNVVGNISKRFYLSQLGFTDVSGEGGYLFGRVPFPLMDIHRANQSYAFQFQSFNLMNFQEFVSDHYASLTIDHNFNGFLFNKVPLLRRLKLREIINFKSLWGGVRSENNPANDPSLLRFPTNGLGQATTYSLARGPYMEGSIGVGNIFKVLRFDLVRRFSYLANPDAPKLGLRTYVKFDF; encoded by the coding sequence GCTTAAAACTACCGATAATTTTAACCAGGTTAAGGTAACTTACGTAGGTTACAAAACTGTAGTTAAAACTATTGACCCCGGTAAAGAGCAGGAGGTGAATTTTGCTTTAACCGAAGATAGCCGCCTGTTAGGTGATGTGGTAGTAAAAGCCAGCAAAAAGAAAAAATACACCAATAAAAACAACCCTGCGGTCGAGCTCATCAGGCAGGTGATTGCTCATAAAAAGCAAAATCAGTTAGAAAGTTATAACTATGCAGAATACCGGCAATACGAGCGTATGATATTTTCGCTCAGTAACCTGTCGGACAAGTTTAAAAACAAGCGCATATTTAAAAATTACCAGTTTATGTTTCGCCAGCAAGATTCAACTGCTATTGGCGGTAAAACATTGCTGCCTTTATATATGGAAGAGAAGCTTTCGGATAATTATTATCGCAAAGTTCCCTTCACGCAAAAGCAGGTGATTGAGGCCAACAAGCAAGTTAAATACGATGAAAACTTTGTAGATAACCAGGGCCTCACCACCTACTTTAACCGCATGTATCAGGATATCAATATCTATGATAACAATGTGTCGTTATTAAGCAATCAACTGCTTAGCCCCATAGCCGACCACTCTCCCGATTTTTATAAGTTCTTTATTACCGATACGCTTAAAGACCAGTCGCCTAAATTAATTGAGCTGAGCTTTACGCCGCGTAACACGATTAATAAACTGTTTGAGGGTAAGATATATATCACCATGGATGGCAACTATGCGGTGCAAAACGCAGTGTTAACCGTCAACAAAAATATCGACCTTAACTTTGTACGCCAGATGCAAGCGTTCCTGTCGTTCGATAAAAACGCGGATGGTCGTTATCATTTAAGCCAAAGTAACCTGAAAATTGAATTTGGTATTAATAAAGAAAAAGGTACCGGGGTTTACGGCGAGCGTTTGGTAACTATTAACAACTTTAAAATTAATCAGCCCCGCCCTAAAGAAACCTATGACGGACCGGCGCTGACTTATGCTCAAAAATCTGATGCCAAAGACGATCAGTATTGGAACAATAGTCGCCCGGATACTTTAGATGCTGTATCTGCCAGTCTTTATAAAAACGTAGACAGCCTGCAAACTATCCCGTCGTTTAAACGCACCATGGATATTGCCACTCTAGTGCTGGCAGGTTATAAAAACTTTGGCCCATTTGAGATGGGGCCGGTAAATACTTTTTACAGCTTTAACCCGGTAGAAGGTTTTAGAGCCCGGCTTGGCGGCCGTACTACTACGGCTTTAAGCAAGCGTTATTATTTCGAAACTTATGGCGCTTATGGTACCCGCGACCAAAAGTTTAAATACTTTTTGAGTTCTACCTACTCGCTTAACAACAAATCTATTTATTCATTCCCGCAAAATTATATCAGGGCCAGTTTTCAGCATGATACCAAAGTGCCCGGTCAGGAACTGGAGTTTGTGCAAGAGAGCAATTTTTTGCTATCCTTTAAACGTGGCGCTAATGACCAATGGTTATACAACGATATTTTTAAACTGGATTATGTGCACGAATACCTCAACCACTTCTCGTACGCTATCGGTTTTAAAAAATGGAACCAAAGCCCGGCCGGAGCGCTCGAGTTTCAGAACCTGCTGCCCAGCGGCGCGTTAAATAATGTTAACCTGATTCATACTACCGAGGTTTCGGCGCAACTACGTTATGCTCCCCATGAGAAGTTTTACCAGGGTAAATTGTACCGTACACCAATCCCTGATAAATATCCAATTTACACCCTTCGCTATACTCAGGGATTAAAAGACTTTTTAGGCGGCGATTATAATTATCAGAATGTAGTCGGCAACATCAGCAAGCGCTTCTACCTTTCGCAGTTAGGTTTTACTGATGTAAGCGGCGAGGGTGGATACCTGTTTGGTAGGGTGCCTTTCCCGCTGATGGACATACACCGGGCTAATCAAAGTTATGCTTTCCAGTTTCAGTCGTTCAACCTGATGAACTTTCAGGAATTTGTGAGCGACCACTATGCCAGCCTGACTATTGACCATAACTTTAACGGCTTTTTGTTTAACAAGGTGCCACTGTTGCGCCGGTTAAAGCTGCGCGAGATTATAAACTTTAAAAGTTTATGGGGCGGTGTACGCAGCGAAAACAACCCTGCTAATGATCCGTCGCTATTACGGTTCCCAACCAATGGTTTAGGTCAGGCAACCACTTATTCACTGGCTAGAGGGCCTTACATGGAAGGCAGTATTGGTGTAGGCAATATATTTAAAGTGTTAAGGTTTGATTTGGTAAGGCGTTTTTCGTACCTCGCCAACCCCGACGCCCCTAAACTCGGCTTACGTACTTACGTAAAGTTTGATTTTTAA
- a CDS encoding family 1 glycosylhydrolase, whose product MELWGGIECTINRVGDQYLDQLVYSGHYSRSEDINLFVDLGVTKMRYPVLWEKHQPETNTIIDWSNTESKLLQLKNRGVEPIAGLVHHGSGPAYVNMLEDSFVYGLADYAAKVAERFPWLEYYTPVNEPLTTARFCGLYGLWHPHGDSDRSFLKILVNECKATVLAMQQIRKINPEAKLVQTEDLGKIHSTPLLQYQADFENNRRWLSFDLLCGKVVLGHPLYLYLQRNGISCDELAFFEENPCPPDVMGFNYYLTSERYLDENIAHFPPHTYGGNGKHQYADVEVVRVGNANSSGLYNLLKEAWNRYQLPMAVTEVHLHCTREEQMRWVQSIWETGKKLEQDKVNLVAITAWALLGSFGWNRLLTMPNGDYEPGVFDVLSGYPRVTALGKMLKELAEKQHYDHPLLKVKGWWERDMRVIYNESKPRVTIADTRQRPLLIIGKNSSLAKAFARLCDMRNIKYHLLSKNELDITSREQIKETIGRLNPWAIVNTASFVQLEQAEISSDSCYQLNTHGPENLAYFSNLYGIKLLTFSSDMVFDGAKNDHYFENDAVNPLNTFGQSKALAEQYVLKNDPSALIVRTGILFSPWDHQNYVVNIINSLKTQKEFMVEHDVFISPTYVPDLVNTSLNLLIDDESGIWHLANSGTVSRAALAMEIARRGGYNLNLINPVSVQIMDYKAVRPKYTALKSERGMLLPSLENALSSFFDEHKLIA is encoded by the coding sequence ATGGAACTTTGGGGTGGCATTGAATGCACTATAAACCGGGTTGGCGACCAATATCTTGACCAACTCGTATACTCAGGACATTACAGCAGAAGCGAAGACATAAATCTCTTTGTAGACTTAGGTGTAACAAAAATGAGATATCCGGTGCTTTGGGAAAAGCACCAACCAGAAACAAATACCATCATTGATTGGAGTAATACCGAAAGCAAATTGCTCCAGTTAAAAAACCGTGGTGTTGAACCTATTGCTGGTTTAGTGCACCATGGCAGTGGTCCGGCGTATGTTAATATGCTCGAAGATAGTTTTGTATACGGGTTGGCCGATTATGCTGCCAAAGTTGCCGAGCGTTTTCCGTGGTTGGAGTACTATACGCCAGTTAATGAGCCCTTAACTACCGCCCGTTTTTGCGGCCTTTATGGCTTATGGCATCCGCATGGCGACAGCGACCGTAGCTTTCTGAAAATTTTAGTGAACGAGTGTAAGGCTACGGTGTTGGCTATGCAGCAGATCAGAAAAATCAATCCTGAAGCTAAACTGGTGCAAACCGAAGATTTAGGAAAGATACATAGCACACCCTTACTACAGTACCAGGCCGATTTTGAAAATAATCGTCGCTGGCTAAGCTTTGATTTGCTTTGTGGCAAGGTGGTGCTCGGGCATCCTTTATATCTGTATCTTCAAAGAAATGGTATTAGTTGTGATGAACTTGCGTTTTTTGAGGAAAACCCGTGCCCGCCTGACGTAATGGGATTTAATTATTATCTCACTTCAGAGCGCTATTTGGACGAAAATATTGCTCATTTTCCGCCGCATACCTATGGAGGCAATGGTAAACATCAATATGCCGACGTAGAAGTGGTTAGAGTAGGTAATGCTAACTCGAGCGGTTTATACAATTTACTCAAAGAAGCATGGAACCGTTACCAACTGCCCATGGCTGTAACCGAAGTACATTTACATTGTACCCGTGAAGAACAAATGCGCTGGGTGCAAAGTATTTGGGAAACCGGTAAAAAGCTGGAGCAGGATAAAGTGAATTTAGTAGCTATAACAGCTTGGGCGCTGCTCGGCTCTTTTGGTTGGAACCGATTGCTCACCATGCCTAACGGCGATTACGAGCCAGGTGTATTTGATGTGTTGTCTGGTTACCCGCGCGTTACAGCACTGGGTAAAATGCTGAAAGAGTTAGCCGAGAAACAACATTACGATCATCCTTTACTAAAAGTTAAAGGCTGGTGGGAACGTGATATGCGCGTTATTTATAACGAAAGCAAGCCGCGCGTTACCATTGCCGATACTAGACAGCGGCCTTTATTGATAATAGGTAAAAACAGCTCACTGGCTAAAGCTTTTGCCCGGTTGTGTGATATGCGTAATATCAAATATCATTTGCTCAGTAAAAATGAACTGGATATAACAAGCCGTGAGCAAATTAAGGAGACTATAGGGCGCCTTAATCCGTGGGCTATTGTAAACACGGCATCATTTGTACAGCTTGAGCAAGCCGAAATTTCTTCTGATAGCTGTTACCAGCTCAATACTCATGGGCCCGAAAATTTAGCCTACTTCAGCAATCTATACGGCATCAAGTTGCTCACCTTTTCGAGCGATATGGTGTTTGATGGTGCCAAAAACGACCACTACTTTGAAAATGATGCGGTTAACCCGCTAAATACATTTGGGCAAAGCAAAGCACTGGCCGAACAGTATGTTTTAAAGAATGATCCATCAGCATTAATTGTACGAACCGGTATTTTGTTTAGTCCATGGGATCATCAAAACTATGTGGTTAACATCATTAACAGCCTTAAAACGCAAAAAGAGTTTATGGTTGAGCATGATGTGTTTATATCACCTACTTATGTGCCCGACTTGGTAAACACCAGTTTAAATTTATTAATTGATGACGAGTCGGGTATATGGCATTTAGCCAACAGTGGCACGGTAAGTAGGGCTGCCCTGGCTATGGAAATTGCACGGCGCGGTGGATACAATCTCAATCTTATCAATCCGGTTTCAGTACAAATCATGGATTACAAAGCTGTCCGTCCAAAATACACTGCCTTAAAAAGTGAACGTGGTATGTTGCTTCCCTCGCTCGAGAATGCATTAAGTAGTTTTTTTGATGAGCACAAATTAATAGCGTAG
- a CDS encoding sugar-binding domain-containing protein, whose translation MSELIHPNYSLTKSREESFSDEDALNPLPRAVIRPNSFVLLDGTWKFALDPTDRGMSESWYVAHQYNDSAHWPGSVEAHMATLEPNKQTWHERVIVWYEREFLMPERHDKQNTQLQLTFGACGYETRAWLNGFPLKTIEGEDMHLGEYTSFSFELDDAILQENNRLTVRIASTMDADTTRGKQESSVYKRGGIWYQTYTGAVRSIWLETVERNRLRSRVGVVSVVEDNLVRFNLTTRIHDPGLYTIRLKVYHRKQDDKTPIATDEYQLALDAGQKEQRLVIEIPDAILWSPETPHLYRLIAELVDSNGHVAEIESHFGLRKIEARGSNIYLNNKPIYLDGILYQPSAATYEQIKAHLYAMKALGCNLVRIHIAGVDPRIYNLADKLGILLWVEVPSPHRSTEKSRENHKEELLRMLALIATHPSVIIWSLYNEDWGAQDIATNEATRTYIMQMYHYMQISYPQFLVVDNDGWQHISYEGRLKSDLLTVHLYTPELSRWKEMLDDLVTGKQEGVAAFPLIVGDPFFFRKQVPLLVSEWGGFGFADYGGPQDDSERTEQISLFKKELRKRRIAGDVYTQATNIEDERNGIIDFNTGGLKVPEGLLKSTDPGKA comes from the coding sequence ATGAGCGAATTAATTCATCCTAATTACAGTTTAACCAAAAGCCGCGAAGAATCATTCTCTGACGAGGATGCGTTAAATCCGTTGCCCCGTGCGGTTATCAGGCCAAATTCATTTGTGCTGCTTGATGGCACCTGGAAGTTTGCCCTTGACCCAACCGACCGTGGCATGAGTGAATCATGGTACGTAGCACACCAGTATAACGATAGTGCGCACTGGCCCGGCAGTGTTGAAGCACACATGGCTACTTTAGAGCCAAACAAGCAAACCTGGCACGAAAGGGTAATTGTTTGGTACGAGCGCGAATTTTTGATGCCCGAACGGCATGATAAGCAAAATACCCAATTGCAGTTAACCTTTGGCGCCTGCGGTTATGAAACCCGCGCCTGGCTGAACGGCTTTCCGCTCAAAACCATAGAAGGGGAGGATATGCACCTTGGGGAGTACACCTCGTTTTCGTTTGAACTTGATGATGCTATATTGCAGGAAAATAATCGTTTAACCGTGCGCATTGCCAGTACTATGGATGCTGATACTACCCGCGGTAAGCAGGAATCTTCGGTTTACAAGCGGGGAGGCATCTGGTACCAAACTTACACCGGTGCTGTACGCAGTATTTGGCTGGAAACGGTAGAGCGCAACAGGCTGCGGTCGCGGGTAGGGGTTGTGAGTGTGGTAGAAGATAACCTGGTACGCTTTAACCTAACTACTCGTATACACGACCCTGGTTTATATACCATCCGACTGAAAGTTTATCACCGTAAGCAAGATGATAAAACGCCAATAGCTACCGACGAATATCAATTGGCACTGGATGCCGGACAAAAAGAACAGCGGCTGGTAATAGAAATACCCGATGCTATTTTGTGGTCGCCCGAAACGCCGCACTTGTACCGGCTGATAGCCGAACTGGTAGACAGCAACGGGCACGTAGCCGAAATAGAATCGCATTTTGGCTTGCGTAAGATTGAAGCTCGGGGCAGCAATATTTACTTAAATAATAAACCCATTTATTTGGATGGGATATTGTACCAGCCCAGCGCCGCCACTTACGAACAAATTAAAGCGCATTTGTATGCCATGAAAGCATTGGGCTGTAATCTGGTACGTATTCATATTGCCGGGGTTGATCCGCGCATATATAACCTGGCTGATAAATTAGGTATACTATTATGGGTAGAAGTGCCGAGTCCGCATCGTTCTACCGAAAAAAGCCGCGAAAATCATAAAGAGGAACTATTGCGGATGCTGGCCCTGATTGCTACGCATCCATCGGTAATTATTTGGAGTTTATATAATGAGGACTGGGGGGCGCAGGATATTGCCACCAACGAGGCTACCCGCACTTACATCATGCAGATGTATCACTACATGCAAATTTCGTATCCGCAGTTTCTGGTGGTTGATAATGATGGCTGGCAACATATTTCTTACGAAGGTCGTTTAAAAAGTGACTTGCTTACGGTGCATTTGTATACGCCCGAATTAAGCCGCTGGAAAGAAATGCTTGATGATTTAGTAACAGGTAAGCAAGAGGGAGTAGCTGCGTTTCCGTTAATAGTAGGCGATCCGTTCTTTTTTCGTAAACAGGTGCCTTTGCTGGTAAGCGAATGGGGCGGATTTGGTTTTGCCGACTATGGTGGTCCGCAGGATGATAGCGAACGCACCGAGCAAATCAGCTTATTTAAAAAAGAGTTGAGAAAGCGCCGCATAGCCGGCGACGTATATACCCAAGCTACTAATATTGAGGATGAACGTAACGGTATTATTGATTTTAATACCGGTGGCTTAAAAGTGCCTGAAGGTTTACTTAAATCAACAGATCCGGGTAAAGCATGA
- a CDS encoding TIGR03885 family FMN-dependent LLM class oxidoreductase: MAHIGYQASHEQFAPSALIKYATMAEQAGFRAINSSDHFHPWSESQGQSGFSFAWLGAAMQATHIPYGMVCSPGQRYHPAIIAQAAATLAEMFPDRFWIALGSGEAINETITGQKWPAKPERNARLLECAQIIRRLFAGETVTHHGLVTVENAKLYTRPQKPPLILCAAVTKETAAWAATWADGIITVHKPHKQLKEVVDAFRNNGGEGKPMYLKVQLSYAHHYDDALQGAHEQWRANIFQGSVLGDMPTTAHFDAAAEFVKPEDLKDMVRISADADEHINWLQQDVSLGFEKIILHNVNRDQETFIRDFGKLVLPQLMHDTDEEDQQF; the protein is encoded by the coding sequence ATGGCCCATATAGGTTATCAGGCATCACATGAACAATTTGCGCCAAGCGCACTCATTAAATACGCTACAATGGCCGAGCAGGCAGGATTCAGAGCCATAAATTCGTCCGATCATTTTCATCCCTGGAGTGAGAGCCAGGGGCAAAGCGGCTTTTCGTTTGCCTGGCTGGGCGCTGCTATGCAAGCTACTCATATTCCTTACGGTATGGTGTGTTCGCCGGGACAACGTTATCATCCGGCTATTATAGCACAAGCGGCTGCTACATTAGCCGAAATGTTTCCGGATAGATTTTGGATAGCTTTAGGCAGCGGCGAAGCTATTAACGAAACCATCACCGGCCAAAAATGGCCTGCTAAGCCCGAACGGAACGCCCGGCTTTTAGAATGCGCTCAGATTATCCGGCGCTTGTTTGCCGGCGAAACGGTTACTCACCACGGATTGGTTACGGTAGAAAATGCTAAATTATACACCCGCCCCCAAAAACCACCACTAATTTTGTGTGCTGCTGTTACTAAAGAAACTGCTGCATGGGCCGCTACCTGGGCAGATGGTATTATAACTGTACACAAACCCCATAAACAACTGAAAGAAGTGGTAGATGCATTTCGAAATAACGGAGGCGAGGGCAAACCGATGTATCTAAAAGTGCAATTGTCTTACGCTCATCACTACGATGATGCTTTGCAAGGCGCCCACGAGCAGTGGCGGGCTAATATTTTCCAGGGCAGTGTATTGGGCGATATGCCTACCACAGCACATTTTGATGCTGCCGCAGAATTTGTAAAACCTGAAGATTTAAAAGATATGGTACGCATATCGGCCGATGCTGATGAGCATATTAACTGGTTGCAACAGGACGTTAGCCTGGGGTTTGAAAAGATTATTCTTCATAACGTTAATCGCGACCAAGAAACTTTCATCCGTGATTTTGGAAAACTGGTGTTGCCGCAATTGATGCACGACACAGACGAGGAGGACCAACAATTTTAG
- a CDS encoding glycosyltransferase family 1 protein, translated as MKAISKTFPSNLLCFSHLRWDFVYQRPQHLLSRFSKYSTVYILEEPIFDAKDDGHISFTNRGNNIIVGVPHLPEGLSHKEVTESMTDLVDQFLQGKNLDNFAFWYYSPMFLAISEKHTPKLTIYDCMDELSAFKNAPKELTQMEKKLLGRADLVFTGGQSLYEAKKQQHPSIHPFPSSIEKEHFLKARTVKDQPADQANIEGVKLGFYGVLDERFDIDLIKGIADARPNWQIILIGPVVKIDPATLPANSNIHYMGQKSYQELPAYLSGWDIALIPFAINESTKFISPTKTPEYLSAGIPVVSTPIKDVINPYGRHKLVSIGVNADDFIEAIERELEVADRSAWLAKTDLFLADKSWDNTVSNMMQLINRHLNSDFSIAS; from the coding sequence ATGAAAGCTATCTCAAAAACTTTTCCTTCTAACTTACTCTGCTTTTCCCACCTGCGTTGGGACTTTGTTTATCAGCGTCCGCAGCACTTATTAAGCAGATTTAGTAAATACAGTACCGTTTATATTTTGGAGGAACCTATTTTTGACGCCAAAGACGACGGACATATATCATTTACCAACCGTGGCAATAATATTATTGTTGGAGTGCCCCATTTACCTGAGGGCTTAAGCCACAAAGAAGTTACTGAGTCGATGACTGATTTGGTTGATCAGTTTTTACAAGGTAAAAACCTGGATAATTTTGCATTTTGGTACTACTCGCCAATGTTTTTGGCTATCTCTGAAAAGCATACTCCTAAATTAACCATCTATGACTGTATGGACGAACTGTCGGCCTTTAAAAATGCGCCGAAAGAGTTAACCCAAATGGAGAAAAAACTTTTGGGCCGGGCTGATTTGGTATTTACAGGCGGACAGTCGTTGTATGAAGCTAAAAAGCAGCAGCACCCAAGCATTCATCCATTTCCGAGCAGTATTGAGAAAGAGCACTTTCTGAAAGCGCGTACGGTTAAAGATCAGCCTGCTGATCAAGCCAACATTGAAGGTGTAAAACTTGGTTTTTACGGTGTGCTGGATGAGCGTTTTGATATCGACTTAATTAAAGGCATTGCCGATGCTCGCCCAAATTGGCAGATCATTTTAATTGGACCGGTTGTGAAAATTGATCCGGCTACTTTGCCTGCCAATAGTAACATTCACTACATGGGGCAAAAAAGCTATCAAGAACTTCCTGCATATCTATCAGGATGGGATATTGCCTTAATTCCTTTCGCTATTAATGAGTCGACCAAGTTTATCAGCCCAACTAAAACTCCTGAGTATTTATCAGCAGGTATACCGGTAGTTTCAACACCTATAAAGGATGTAATTAATCCTTACGGTCGCCATAAATTGGTAAGTATAGGTGTGAATGCAGATGATTTTATTGAGGCCATTGAGCGCGAACTCGAAGTAGCAGATCGTTCGGCATGGCTGGCTAAAACAGATTTGTTTTTGGCCGATAAATCATGGGATAACACAGTAAGCAACATGATGCAATTAATAAACAGGCATTTAAATAGCGACTTTTCTATTGCCAGTTAA
- a CDS encoding substrate-binding domain-containing protein, translating to MEKRVSINDIAKQLGVSITTVSFILNGRAKEKRISDKVVKNVLDLVEEVNYKPNTLARSLRTGKTNIIGLLVEDIANPFFGSIARLIEGNAYRNGYKIIYSSTGNDTAKARELMQMFRDRHVDGYIVVPPEGVGSEIKAIMASGKPVVLLDRYLPEVDVDSVMIDNKESAYQATEHLILNGFKQIGLITLNSTQPQMQDRLSGYNEAMKHYGMTERVEKIAVENNDAIVDQIKSFFQANPDLDAVLFLTNYLCRMGLKATKAMQLNIPLDLAVVGFDDYDLFEMYTPTITTVAQPIEQIAESAINLLLSKLEPANTETKFQKLVLPASLIARQSSVKQF from the coding sequence TTGGAAAAGAGAGTTTCAATCAATGACATTGCTAAGCAGTTAGGCGTATCCATTACTACTGTTTCATTTATATTAAACGGTCGTGCAAAAGAGAAGCGGATAAGTGACAAGGTAGTGAAAAACGTACTTGACTTGGTAGAGGAAGTAAATTATAAGCCTAACACTTTAGCCCGGAGCCTGCGTACAGGTAAAACCAATATTATAGGTTTACTGGTAGAAGATATTGCAAACCCGTTTTTTGGCAGTATAGCTCGATTGATTGAAGGTAATGCCTACCGCAACGGTTATAAAATTATTTATTCAAGTACCGGCAATGATACAGCCAAAGCCCGCGAGCTGATGCAAATGTTTCGCGACCGGCATGTTGATGGATATATTGTTGTACCGCCAGAAGGAGTAGGAAGTGAAATAAAGGCCATTATGGCCAGTGGTAAACCGGTGGTATTGCTTGACCGCTACTTGCCCGAAGTGGATGTTGACAGTGTGATGATTGATAATAAGGAGAGTGCTTACCAAGCTACCGAGCATCTTATTTTAAACGGTTTTAAGCAAATTGGCCTCATTACCCTAAACTCAACGCAACCACAAATGCAGGACAGGCTTTCGGGATACAACGAAGCTATGAAGCACTATGGCATGACGGAAAGGGTTGAAAAAATAGCTGTTGAAAATAACGACGCCATAGTTGATCAAATAAAAAGCTTTTTTCAGGCTAACCCCGATTTGGATGCGGTATTATTTCTGACCAATTATCTGTGCCGCATGGGCCTAAAAGCCACAAAGGCAATGCAGCTTAATATTCCGCTAGATTTGGCTGTGGTAGGTTTTGATGATTACGATTTGTTTGAAATGTACACCCCAACTATCACCACTGTTGCACAACCTATCGAACAAATTGCCGAAAGCGCCATCAATCTATTACTAAGCAAGCTGGAGCCGGCCAATACCGAAACCAAATTCCAGAAACTGGTGTTGCCTGCCTCGCTGATTGCCAGGCAGTCTTCAGTTAAGCAGTTTTAA